GCGCACGCTGTCGCAGGCCGCGGCGCAGACGCCGCAATGGCGATTGGGCATCGGCTACGAGTTCCTGGAGCGGCCCGACGGCTATAAGGGCCTGGTCTCCACCTACGGCATGCGCTTCGCCGGGCAGCCTCGCGTGATGGACCTGGGACTGCTCTACCGCGCGCTGCAGGAGAAGCAGGTGGACATGGTCGCGGGCAGCGCCACGGACGGCGTGATTTCGGCGCTCGGCATGGTGGTGCTGGAAGATGACCGCCACTACTTTCCGCCCTACGACGCCGTACCGGTCGTGCGCCAGGAAACGCTCACGCGCCATCCGGAAGTGCGCACGGCGCTGGCCGAACTCGCCGGCCGCATTACCGAGGATGACATGCGCCGCCTGAATTACGCCGTGGACGGCGAGCATCGCGACGTGAAGGACGTGGTGCGCGAGTTCCGGCAAGCCAAGGGACTGTGATAGGTTGCAGGCCG
This portion of the Terriglobales bacterium genome encodes:
- a CDS encoding glycine betaine ABC transporter substrate-binding protein, with product MRLTAALAVLLLLAGCGPAREERIVIGSKNFTEQVVLGELIAQRIEARTGLPVERRFYLAGSYICHQAILAGRIDMYVEYTGTALSAILKQEPHGTSAEVLERVRRSYTEQFGLQVGEPLGFNNTFALVIRGEDARRLNLRTLSQAAAQTPQWRLGIGYEFLERPDGYKGLVSTYGMRFAGQPRVMDLGLLYRALQEKQVDMVAGSATDGVISALGMVVLEDDRHYFPPYDAVPVVRQETLTRHPEVRTALAELAGRITEDDMRRLNYAVDGEHRDVKDVVREFRQAKGL